A window from Drosophila nasuta strain 15112-1781.00 chromosome 3, ASM2355853v1, whole genome shotgun sequence encodes these proteins:
- the LOC132790380 gene encoding acylphosphatase-1 has product MQMDEQIFTCGFEVFGEVQGVKLRRATRSLALSNGVRGWVMNTDRGTVQGELEGTLPKVNELKFWLLCFGSERAIIERAEFTPTKEIPVHNFDDFTIRCHSYQLEDH; this is encoded by the coding sequence ATGCAAATGGATGAGCAGATTTTCACCTGTGGCTTCGAAGTGTTCGGTGAGGTGCAGGGCGTCAAGTTGAGGCGGGCAACGCGATCGTTGGCGCTATCGAATGGAGTGCGTGGCTGGGTGATGAACACGGATCGTGGCACTGTCCAGGGGGAGCTGGAGGGCACGCTGCCAAAGGTCAATGAGCTCAAGTTCTGGCTGCTCTGCTTTGGCAGCGAGCGTGCGATCATCGAGAGAGCCGAGTTTACGCCCACCAAGGAGATACCTGTGCATAATTTCGATGACTTCACCATACGCTGCCATTCATATCAGCTGGAAGATCACTAG
- the LOC132789402 gene encoding uncharacterized protein LOC132789402: MAHTHAASEAAAAATDDGDSQLLLPLSLEMAAGPNHWQTKVKSKEKPGKQQRFSTTTRGTAGKVHEVQRRGEEGCRRKKRSAAANKQNVNGENDDDHDDDDDIVASDFQLFFIFLQQQKQLQQLDARGERERRRWGERRGATKVDYVAAVVFFPCSVRGVREKWARPALNNLADVSPPFFSLFFFSICSSLAALLIVGSHSNSSNSNNYCNIIVL; this comes from the exons atggcgcacacacacgctgCGTCTgaggctgcggctgctgccacAGATGATGGCGACTCTCAGCTG CTTCTCCCTCTGAGCCTAGAGATGGCTGCTGGCCCTAATCACTGGCAAACAAAAGTCAAATCAAAAGAGAAGCCAGGCAAGCAGCAAAGATTTTCAACCACAACGCGCGGCACAGCAGGGAAAGTGCATGAGGTACAGAGGAGAGGGGAGGAAGGTTGTAGGAGGAAGAAGAGAAGCGCAGCAGCTAACAAGCAAAACGTCAACGGCGAAAACGACGACGAccacgatgacgacgacgacatcgtTGCAAGCGACttccaattattttttatatttttgcagcaacaaaagcagctgcagcagctggacGCAAGAggagaaagggagagaagGAGATGGGGTGAAAGAAGGGGGGCCACAAAAGTGGATTATGTGGCTGCTGTCGTATTTTTCCCGTGCTCTGTGAGAGGCGTGCGTGAAAAGTGGGCGCGGCCCGCACTCAATAACTTGGCTGACGTTTCTCCCCCATtcttttctctgttttttttttctatttgctcTTCTCTTGCTGCACTTTTGATTGTTGGTtcccacagcaacagcagcaacagcaacaactactgCAATATCATCGTGCTCTAA